One window of Syngnathus acus chromosome 16, fSynAcu1.2, whole genome shotgun sequence genomic DNA carries:
- the tax1bp1b gene encoding tax1-binding protein 1 homolog B isoform X4: MVLGVDGPSLNNNMDTSNFAHVIFQNVGKSYLPHAALECHYTLTQFIKPNPKDWVGIFKVGWSTARDYYTFLWSPLPENHVDGTSVNRTVVFQGYYVPNDDGEFYQFCYVTYKGEIRGASTPFLFRASSPSEEELLTVEDECNSDILVVTTKTGFLEQKVEQVQRVKDELVKKVALLQQDMEQLELDKESLQKACGQEEENCVLLKRQNQELQSSSKVLQEEKVEMKRRLEEATSRVLQLEEDLIGVTQRGLQKETELDFLKDRMKKLTTEKETLESQLNNEKDEKELYKIHLKNRELENTKLSAELQMMKSVDVNKDNTIAQFKEEVGRLQMCLTEKEKQYKEVLAQVSPLGDLKALKEQLRQKEEQLQANQQQSTLLAAELRDASSSRDRTMSELYHMKLEADALRQAKAEAQAQCGRLESLVEKMKEEAKQETQVKADDSTDPALVGELQREVEDLKLRLHMAAEHYKEKYKECTRLQKQVIKLSEQQGEVKRNSTQDLTTVPASVSPDTSLPAFMVLPGSPGSADPMLEALNQEKFKGISREAYDMHSKYRKYKQMLMSQVAEKGRELNKLKEKLEELQKSCKKPEQGPSGKAGVENIQSSVPLFLQYPVPYGQDSPNPLLVSQSPSKLQFGNPYSSISDSKDDDDDELSDEQLLCLPPVGPPSWDSNVVCIQPTRHQARPDGREEPEGVPSNTNNNDVNINNRPAATEAPNPFVNDGQTPFCFDPSMDMKRCPLCEVIFPPNYDQSKFEEHVESHWKICPMCSEQFPLDCDQKVFENHVLTHFDGHMLLD, from the exons ATGGTGCTTGGTGTGGACGGGCCTTCACTAAACAACAACATGGACACATCAAACTTTGCCCACGTCATCTTCCAGAATGTAGGCAAGAGCTACCTGCCTCATGCTGCACTGGAGTGTCACTATACCCTCACACAGTTCATCAAGCCGAACCCAAAGGACTGGGTTGGCATTTTCAAG GTCGGCTGGAGCACAGCGAGGGACTATTACACATTCTTGTGGTCCCCCCTCCCTGAGAACCATGTGGACGGAACCTCAGTCAACAGAACGGTGGTCTTTCAGG GATACTATGTGCCCAACGACGACGGCGAATTCTACCAGTTCTGTTACGTGACCTACAAAGGGGAGATTCGTGGAGCCAGCACGCCGTTCCTGTTTCGTGCCAGTAGCCCCTCTGAGGAGGAGCTGCTGACTGTGGAGGATGAATGCAACTCTGACATCTTGGTGGTCACCACCAAGACGGGTTTTCTTGAG caaaaggtggagCAAGTCCAGCGAGTGAAAGATGAGCTGGTGAAAAAGGTGGCTCTGCTGCAGCAGGACATGGAGCAGCTGGAATTGGACAAGGAGAGCCTGCAGAAGGCTTGCggacaggaggaggagaactGCGTCCTgctgaaaagacaaaatcaa GAACTGCAGAGTTCTTCCAAGGTCTTACAAGAAGAGAAAGTGGAAATGAAGAGGCGGCTGGAAGAGGCCACGTCCAGGGTCTTGCAGCTGGAGGAAGATCTTATTGGAGTCACCCAGAGAGGCCTACAAAAGGAAACCGAGCTGGactt CCTGAAGGACAGAATGAAGAAACTCACAACAGAGAAGGAAACCCTCGAGTCCCAACTCAACAACGAGAAAGATGAGAAGGAGCTCTACAAG ATCCACCTGAAAAACCGAGAGCTGGAGAACACTAAACTGAGCGCCGAGCTGCAGATGATGAAATCGGTGGACGTTAACAAAGACAACACCATTGCTCAGTTTAAAGAGGAGGTGGGACGCTTGCAGATGTGCCTTACTGAGAAAGAGAAACAGTACAAAGAGGTCTTGGCCCAAGTGTCCCCCTTG GGAGATTTAAAGGCTCTGAAGGAGCAGCTGCGTCAGAAAGAGGAGCAGCTCCAGGCCAACCAGCAGCAGTCCACCTTGCTGGCGGCCGAGTTGAGGGACGCGTCGAGCAGCCGCGACAGAACCATGTCCGAGCTCTACCACATGAAGTTGGAGGCCGATGCTCTGCGACAGGCCAAAGCCGAGGCGCAGGCTCAGTGTGGTCGCCTGGAGAGCCTGGTGGAGAAGATGAAAGAAGAAGCCAAGCAGGAGACG CAGGTCAAAGCGGATGACTCCACAGACCCGGCTCTGGTAGGAGAGCTGCAGAGAGAAGTGGAGGACCTGAAGCTGCGTCTGCACATGGCCGCTGAGCACTATAAGGAGAAATACAAGGAATGCACTCGGCTGCAAAAACAAGTGATCAAACTGTCTGAGCAGCAAGGG GAGGTGAAGAGAAACTCAACACAAGATCTAACAACCGTACCTGCATCAGTGAGTCCAGACACGTCTCTTCCAG CCTTCATGGTCCTGCCTGGGAGTCCTGGTTCTGCAGATCCCATGCTGGAGGCCCTCAACCAGGAGAAGTTTAAAGGCATCAGCAGAGAGGCGTACGACATGCATTCCAAATACAGGAAATACAAGCAGATGttgatg AGCCAGGTAGCCGAGAAGGGCCGGGAGCTGAACAAACTCAAGGAGAAACTGGAG GAGCTCCAAAAGAGTTGCAAGAAGCCAGAGCAGGGGCCCAGCGGGAAAGCCGGCGTGGAGAATATTCAGTCCAGCGTGCCTTTATTCCTGCAGTACCCGGTGCCGTACGGCCAGGATTCCCCCAACCCTCTGTTGGTCTCTCAGAGTCCCAGCAAGCTGCAATTTGGGAACCCATACTCATCAATCTCTGACTCAAAAG atgacgacgatgacgagcTGTCAGATGAGCAGCTGCTTTGCCTCCCCCCCGTGGGTCCGCCCTCCTGGGACAGCAACGTGGTGTGCATCCAACCCACCCGCCACCAGGCCCGACCCGACGGCCGCGAGGAGCCCGAGGGGGTGCCAAGCAACACCAACAACAATGAC GTTAATATCAACAACAGGCCCGCCGCTACAGAAGCCCCCAACCCGTTTGTGAACGACGGACAAACTCCTTTTTGCTTTGATCCCAG CATGGACATGAAGCGATGCCCGCTGTGTGAGGTCATCTTCCCGCCCAACTACGACCAGTCCAAGTTCGAGGAGCACGTAGAGAGCCACTGGAAGATCTGCCCCATGTGCAGCGAGCAGTTCCCGCTGGACTGCGACCAGAAGGTTTTTGAGAATCACGTGCTCACTCACTTCGACGGGCACATGCTCTTGGATTAG
- the jazf1b gene encoding juxtaposed with another zinc finger protein 1b, whose product MTGIAAASFFSNACRFGSCGLHFDSLAELILHIEDTHIDTDPRLLEKQEQQQPTYVALSYINRFMTEAARREHEALKKKMQPKLSLSLTGSLCRNSVAVPPRHPSGNLTPPVTPPITPSSSFRSSTPTGSECDDEDVDFEESDSDESWTTESAISSQSILSSMCMNGGDEKPFACPIPGCKKRYKNVNGIKYHAKNGHRTQIRVRKPFKCRCGKSYKTSQGLRHHTINFHPPVSVDILHRKMQQ is encoded by the exons ATGACAGGCATCGCCGCTGCTTCTTTCTTCTCCAACGCTTGCAGGTTTGGCAGCTGCGGACTCCACTTCGACTCCCTGGCCGAGCTCATCTTGCATATCGAGGATACCCACATCG ACACGGACCCCCGCCTTCTGGAGAAGCAGGAACAGCAGCAGCCCACCTATGTCGCCCTCAGTTACATCAACAG GTTCATGACCGAAGCAGCGAGGCGAGAGCACGAAGcgctgaagaagaagatgcaGCCCAAATTATCGTTGTCTCTAACGGGAAGCCTGTGTCGCAACAGCGTCGCCGTCCCGCCTCGCCACCCCAGCGGCAACCTCACCCCTCCCGTCACCCCGCCCATCACCCCCTCCTCGTCTTTTCGCAGCAGCACGCCAACGG gcagCGAGTGCGACGATGAGGATGTGGACTTCGAGGAATCCGACAGCGACGAGTCGTGGACCACCGAGAGCGCCATCAGCTCCCAATCCATCCTCAGCTCCATGTGCATGAACGGCGGCGATGAGAAACCCTTCGCCTGCCCCATCCCGGGCTGTAAAAAGAGATACAAG AACGTCAACGGGATCAAGTATCACGCCAAGAACGGCCATCGAACGCAGATCCGAGTGCGCAAGCCCTTCAAGTGCCGCTGCGGCAAGAGCTACAAAACATCTCAGGGTCTCCGGCACCACACCATCAACTTCCACCCGCCCGTGTCCGTCGACATCCTCCATCGTAAGATGCAGCAGTAG
- the tax1bp1b gene encoding tax1-binding protein 1 homolog B isoform X1: MVLGVDGPSLNNNMDTSNFAHVIFQNVGKSYLPHAALECHYTLTQFIKPNPKDWVGIFKVGWSTARDYYTFLWSPLPENHVDGTSVNRTVVFQGYYVPNDDGEFYQFCYVTYKGEIRGASTPFLFRASSPSEEELLTVEDECNSDILVVTTKTGFLEQKVEQVQRVKDELVKKVALLQQDMEQLELDKESLQKACGQEEENCVLLKRQNQELQSSSKVLQEEKVEMKRRLEEATSRVLQLEEDLIGVTQRGLQKETELDFLKDRMKKLTTEKETLESQLNNEKDEKELYKIHLKNRELENTKLSAELQMMKSVDVNKDNTIAQFKEEVGRLQMCLTEKEKQYKEVLAQVSPLGDLKALKEQLRQKEEQLQANQQQSTLLAAELRDASSSRDRTMSELYHMKLEADALRQAKAEAQAQCGRLESLVEKMKEEAKQETQVKADDSTDPALVGELQREVEDLKLRLHMAAEHYKEKYKECTRLQKQVIKLSEQQGEVKRNSTQDLTTVPASVSPDTSLPAFMVLPGSPGSADPMLEALNQEKFKGISREAYDMHSKYRKYKQMLMEEKERSGMMHDELAKMAVKVKEHQKISEKLKLQLASEEDRCMSQVAEKGRELNKLKEKLEELQKSCKKPEQGPSGKAGVENIQSSVPLFLQYPVPYGQDSPNPLLVSQSPSKLQFGNPYSSISDSKDDDDDELSDEQLLCLPPVGPPSWDSNVVCIQPTRHQARPDGREEPEGVPSNTNNNDVNINNRPAATEAPNPFVNDGQTPFCFDPSMDMKRCPLCEVIFPPNYDQSKFEEHVESHWKICPMCSEQFPLDCDQKVFENHVLTHFDGHMLLD, translated from the exons ATGGTGCTTGGTGTGGACGGGCCTTCACTAAACAACAACATGGACACATCAAACTTTGCCCACGTCATCTTCCAGAATGTAGGCAAGAGCTACCTGCCTCATGCTGCACTGGAGTGTCACTATACCCTCACACAGTTCATCAAGCCGAACCCAAAGGACTGGGTTGGCATTTTCAAG GTCGGCTGGAGCACAGCGAGGGACTATTACACATTCTTGTGGTCCCCCCTCCCTGAGAACCATGTGGACGGAACCTCAGTCAACAGAACGGTGGTCTTTCAGG GATACTATGTGCCCAACGACGACGGCGAATTCTACCAGTTCTGTTACGTGACCTACAAAGGGGAGATTCGTGGAGCCAGCACGCCGTTCCTGTTTCGTGCCAGTAGCCCCTCTGAGGAGGAGCTGCTGACTGTGGAGGATGAATGCAACTCTGACATCTTGGTGGTCACCACCAAGACGGGTTTTCTTGAG caaaaggtggagCAAGTCCAGCGAGTGAAAGATGAGCTGGTGAAAAAGGTGGCTCTGCTGCAGCAGGACATGGAGCAGCTGGAATTGGACAAGGAGAGCCTGCAGAAGGCTTGCggacaggaggaggagaactGCGTCCTgctgaaaagacaaaatcaa GAACTGCAGAGTTCTTCCAAGGTCTTACAAGAAGAGAAAGTGGAAATGAAGAGGCGGCTGGAAGAGGCCACGTCCAGGGTCTTGCAGCTGGAGGAAGATCTTATTGGAGTCACCCAGAGAGGCCTACAAAAGGAAACCGAGCTGGactt CCTGAAGGACAGAATGAAGAAACTCACAACAGAGAAGGAAACCCTCGAGTCCCAACTCAACAACGAGAAAGATGAGAAGGAGCTCTACAAG ATCCACCTGAAAAACCGAGAGCTGGAGAACACTAAACTGAGCGCCGAGCTGCAGATGATGAAATCGGTGGACGTTAACAAAGACAACACCATTGCTCAGTTTAAAGAGGAGGTGGGACGCTTGCAGATGTGCCTTACTGAGAAAGAGAAACAGTACAAAGAGGTCTTGGCCCAAGTGTCCCCCTTG GGAGATTTAAAGGCTCTGAAGGAGCAGCTGCGTCAGAAAGAGGAGCAGCTCCAGGCCAACCAGCAGCAGTCCACCTTGCTGGCGGCCGAGTTGAGGGACGCGTCGAGCAGCCGCGACAGAACCATGTCCGAGCTCTACCACATGAAGTTGGAGGCCGATGCTCTGCGACAGGCCAAAGCCGAGGCGCAGGCTCAGTGTGGTCGCCTGGAGAGCCTGGTGGAGAAGATGAAAGAAGAAGCCAAGCAGGAGACG CAGGTCAAAGCGGATGACTCCACAGACCCGGCTCTGGTAGGAGAGCTGCAGAGAGAAGTGGAGGACCTGAAGCTGCGTCTGCACATGGCCGCTGAGCACTATAAGGAGAAATACAAGGAATGCACTCGGCTGCAAAAACAAGTGATCAAACTGTCTGAGCAGCAAGGG GAGGTGAAGAGAAACTCAACACAAGATCTAACAACCGTACCTGCATCAGTGAGTCCAGACACGTCTCTTCCAG CCTTCATGGTCCTGCCTGGGAGTCCTGGTTCTGCAGATCCCATGCTGGAGGCCCTCAACCAGGAGAAGTTTAAAGGCATCAGCAGAGAGGCGTACGACATGCATTCCAAATACAGGAAATACAAGCAGATGttgatg GAGGAAAAGGAGCGTAGCGGCATGATGCATGATGAGCTAGCCAAGATGGCAGTGAAAGTGAAGGAGCACCAGAAGATCAGTGAGAAGCTCAAGCTGCAGCTTGCGTCAGAGGAAGACCGTTGCATG AGCCAGGTAGCCGAGAAGGGCCGGGAGCTGAACAAACTCAAGGAGAAACTGGAG GAGCTCCAAAAGAGTTGCAAGAAGCCAGAGCAGGGGCCCAGCGGGAAAGCCGGCGTGGAGAATATTCAGTCCAGCGTGCCTTTATTCCTGCAGTACCCGGTGCCGTACGGCCAGGATTCCCCCAACCCTCTGTTGGTCTCTCAGAGTCCCAGCAAGCTGCAATTTGGGAACCCATACTCATCAATCTCTGACTCAAAAG atgacgacgatgacgagcTGTCAGATGAGCAGCTGCTTTGCCTCCCCCCCGTGGGTCCGCCCTCCTGGGACAGCAACGTGGTGTGCATCCAACCCACCCGCCACCAGGCCCGACCCGACGGCCGCGAGGAGCCCGAGGGGGTGCCAAGCAACACCAACAACAATGAC GTTAATATCAACAACAGGCCCGCCGCTACAGAAGCCCCCAACCCGTTTGTGAACGACGGACAAACTCCTTTTTGCTTTGATCCCAG CATGGACATGAAGCGATGCCCGCTGTGTGAGGTCATCTTCCCGCCCAACTACGACCAGTCCAAGTTCGAGGAGCACGTAGAGAGCCACTGGAAGATCTGCCCCATGTGCAGCGAGCAGTTCCCGCTGGACTGCGACCAGAAGGTTTTTGAGAATCACGTGCTCACTCACTTCGACGGGCACATGCTCTTGGATTAG
- the tax1bp1b gene encoding tax1-binding protein 1 homolog B isoform X3: MVLGVDGPSLNNNMDTSNFAHVIFQNVGKSYLPHAALECHYTLTQFIKPNPKDWVGIFKVGWSTARDYYTFLWSPLPENHVDGTSVNRTVVFQGYYVPNDDGEFYQFCYVTYKGEIRGASTPFLFRASSPSEEELLTVEDECNSDILVVTTKTGFLEQKVEQVQRVKDELVKKVALLQQDMEQLELDKESLQKACGQEEENCVLLKRQNQELQSSSKVLQEEKVEMKRRLEEATSRVLQLEEDLIGVTQRGLQKETELDFLKDRMKKLTTEKETLESQLNNEKDEKELYKIHLKNRELENTKLSAELQMMKSVDVNKDNTIAQFKEEVGRLQMCLTEKEKQYKEVLAQVSPLGDLKALKEQLRQKEEQLQANQQQSTLLAAELRDASSSRDRTMSELYHMKLEADALRQAKAEAQAQCGRLESLVEKMKEEAKQETQVKADDSTDPALVGELQREVEDLKLRLHMAAEHYKEKYKECTRLQKQVIKLSEQQGEVKRNSTQDLTTVPASVSPDTSLPAFMVLPGSPGSADPMLEALNQEKFKGISREAYDMHSKYRKYKQMLMEEKERSGMMHDELAKMAVKVKEHQKISEKLKLQLASEEDRCMELQKSCKKPEQGPSGKAGVENIQSSVPLFLQYPVPYGQDSPNPLLVSQSPSKLQFGNPYSSISDSKDDDDDELSDEQLLCLPPVGPPSWDSNVVCIQPTRHQARPDGREEPEGVPSNTNNNDVNINNRPAATEAPNPFVNDGQTPFCFDPSMDMKRCPLCEVIFPPNYDQSKFEEHVESHWKICPMCSEQFPLDCDQKVFENHVLTHFDGHMLLD; the protein is encoded by the exons ATGGTGCTTGGTGTGGACGGGCCTTCACTAAACAACAACATGGACACATCAAACTTTGCCCACGTCATCTTCCAGAATGTAGGCAAGAGCTACCTGCCTCATGCTGCACTGGAGTGTCACTATACCCTCACACAGTTCATCAAGCCGAACCCAAAGGACTGGGTTGGCATTTTCAAG GTCGGCTGGAGCACAGCGAGGGACTATTACACATTCTTGTGGTCCCCCCTCCCTGAGAACCATGTGGACGGAACCTCAGTCAACAGAACGGTGGTCTTTCAGG GATACTATGTGCCCAACGACGACGGCGAATTCTACCAGTTCTGTTACGTGACCTACAAAGGGGAGATTCGTGGAGCCAGCACGCCGTTCCTGTTTCGTGCCAGTAGCCCCTCTGAGGAGGAGCTGCTGACTGTGGAGGATGAATGCAACTCTGACATCTTGGTGGTCACCACCAAGACGGGTTTTCTTGAG caaaaggtggagCAAGTCCAGCGAGTGAAAGATGAGCTGGTGAAAAAGGTGGCTCTGCTGCAGCAGGACATGGAGCAGCTGGAATTGGACAAGGAGAGCCTGCAGAAGGCTTGCggacaggaggaggagaactGCGTCCTgctgaaaagacaaaatcaa GAACTGCAGAGTTCTTCCAAGGTCTTACAAGAAGAGAAAGTGGAAATGAAGAGGCGGCTGGAAGAGGCCACGTCCAGGGTCTTGCAGCTGGAGGAAGATCTTATTGGAGTCACCCAGAGAGGCCTACAAAAGGAAACCGAGCTGGactt CCTGAAGGACAGAATGAAGAAACTCACAACAGAGAAGGAAACCCTCGAGTCCCAACTCAACAACGAGAAAGATGAGAAGGAGCTCTACAAG ATCCACCTGAAAAACCGAGAGCTGGAGAACACTAAACTGAGCGCCGAGCTGCAGATGATGAAATCGGTGGACGTTAACAAAGACAACACCATTGCTCAGTTTAAAGAGGAGGTGGGACGCTTGCAGATGTGCCTTACTGAGAAAGAGAAACAGTACAAAGAGGTCTTGGCCCAAGTGTCCCCCTTG GGAGATTTAAAGGCTCTGAAGGAGCAGCTGCGTCAGAAAGAGGAGCAGCTCCAGGCCAACCAGCAGCAGTCCACCTTGCTGGCGGCCGAGTTGAGGGACGCGTCGAGCAGCCGCGACAGAACCATGTCCGAGCTCTACCACATGAAGTTGGAGGCCGATGCTCTGCGACAGGCCAAAGCCGAGGCGCAGGCTCAGTGTGGTCGCCTGGAGAGCCTGGTGGAGAAGATGAAAGAAGAAGCCAAGCAGGAGACG CAGGTCAAAGCGGATGACTCCACAGACCCGGCTCTGGTAGGAGAGCTGCAGAGAGAAGTGGAGGACCTGAAGCTGCGTCTGCACATGGCCGCTGAGCACTATAAGGAGAAATACAAGGAATGCACTCGGCTGCAAAAACAAGTGATCAAACTGTCTGAGCAGCAAGGG GAGGTGAAGAGAAACTCAACACAAGATCTAACAACCGTACCTGCATCAGTGAGTCCAGACACGTCTCTTCCAG CCTTCATGGTCCTGCCTGGGAGTCCTGGTTCTGCAGATCCCATGCTGGAGGCCCTCAACCAGGAGAAGTTTAAAGGCATCAGCAGAGAGGCGTACGACATGCATTCCAAATACAGGAAATACAAGCAGATGttgatg GAGGAAAAGGAGCGTAGCGGCATGATGCATGATGAGCTAGCCAAGATGGCAGTGAAAGTGAAGGAGCACCAGAAGATCAGTGAGAAGCTCAAGCTGCAGCTTGCGTCAGAGGAAGACCGTTGCATG GAGCTCCAAAAGAGTTGCAAGAAGCCAGAGCAGGGGCCCAGCGGGAAAGCCGGCGTGGAGAATATTCAGTCCAGCGTGCCTTTATTCCTGCAGTACCCGGTGCCGTACGGCCAGGATTCCCCCAACCCTCTGTTGGTCTCTCAGAGTCCCAGCAAGCTGCAATTTGGGAACCCATACTCATCAATCTCTGACTCAAAAG atgacgacgatgacgagcTGTCAGATGAGCAGCTGCTTTGCCTCCCCCCCGTGGGTCCGCCCTCCTGGGACAGCAACGTGGTGTGCATCCAACCCACCCGCCACCAGGCCCGACCCGACGGCCGCGAGGAGCCCGAGGGGGTGCCAAGCAACACCAACAACAATGAC GTTAATATCAACAACAGGCCCGCCGCTACAGAAGCCCCCAACCCGTTTGTGAACGACGGACAAACTCCTTTTTGCTTTGATCCCAG CATGGACATGAAGCGATGCCCGCTGTGTGAGGTCATCTTCCCGCCCAACTACGACCAGTCCAAGTTCGAGGAGCACGTAGAGAGCCACTGGAAGATCTGCCCCATGTGCAGCGAGCAGTTCCCGCTGGACTGCGACCAGAAGGTTTTTGAGAATCACGTGCTCACTCACTTCGACGGGCACATGCTCTTGGATTAG
- the tax1bp1b gene encoding tax1-binding protein 1 homolog B isoform X2, with product MVLGVDGPSLNNNMDTSNFAHVIFQNVGKSYLPHAALECHYTLTQFIKPNPKDWVGIFKVGWSTARDYYTFLWSPLPENHVDGTSVNRTVVFQGYYVPNDDGEFYQFCYVTYKGEIRGASTPFLFRASSPSEEELLTVEDECNSDILVVTTKTGFLEQKVEQVQRVKDELVKKVALLQQDMEQLELDKESLQKACGQEEENCVLLKRQNQELQSSSKVLQEEKVEMKRRLEEATSRVLQLEEDLIGVTQRGLQKETELDFLKDRMKKLTTEKETLESQLNNEKDEKELYKIHLKNRELENTKLSAELQMMKSVDVNKDNTIAQFKEEVGRLQMCLTEKEKQYKEVLAQVSPLGDLKALKEQLRQKEEQLQANQQQSTLLAAELRDASSSRDRTMSELYHMKLEADALRQAKAEAQAQCGRLESLVEKMKEEAKQETVKADDSTDPALVGELQREVEDLKLRLHMAAEHYKEKYKECTRLQKQVIKLSEQQGEVKRNSTQDLTTVPASVSPDTSLPAFMVLPGSPGSADPMLEALNQEKFKGISREAYDMHSKYRKYKQMLMEEKERSGMMHDELAKMAVKVKEHQKISEKLKLQLASEEDRCMSQVAEKGRELNKLKEKLEELQKSCKKPEQGPSGKAGVENIQSSVPLFLQYPVPYGQDSPNPLLVSQSPSKLQFGNPYSSISDSKDDDDDELSDEQLLCLPPVGPPSWDSNVVCIQPTRHQARPDGREEPEGVPSNTNNNDVNINNRPAATEAPNPFVNDGQTPFCFDPSMDMKRCPLCEVIFPPNYDQSKFEEHVESHWKICPMCSEQFPLDCDQKVFENHVLTHFDGHMLLD from the exons ATGGTGCTTGGTGTGGACGGGCCTTCACTAAACAACAACATGGACACATCAAACTTTGCCCACGTCATCTTCCAGAATGTAGGCAAGAGCTACCTGCCTCATGCTGCACTGGAGTGTCACTATACCCTCACACAGTTCATCAAGCCGAACCCAAAGGACTGGGTTGGCATTTTCAAG GTCGGCTGGAGCACAGCGAGGGACTATTACACATTCTTGTGGTCCCCCCTCCCTGAGAACCATGTGGACGGAACCTCAGTCAACAGAACGGTGGTCTTTCAGG GATACTATGTGCCCAACGACGACGGCGAATTCTACCAGTTCTGTTACGTGACCTACAAAGGGGAGATTCGTGGAGCCAGCACGCCGTTCCTGTTTCGTGCCAGTAGCCCCTCTGAGGAGGAGCTGCTGACTGTGGAGGATGAATGCAACTCTGACATCTTGGTGGTCACCACCAAGACGGGTTTTCTTGAG caaaaggtggagCAAGTCCAGCGAGTGAAAGATGAGCTGGTGAAAAAGGTGGCTCTGCTGCAGCAGGACATGGAGCAGCTGGAATTGGACAAGGAGAGCCTGCAGAAGGCTTGCggacaggaggaggagaactGCGTCCTgctgaaaagacaaaatcaa GAACTGCAGAGTTCTTCCAAGGTCTTACAAGAAGAGAAAGTGGAAATGAAGAGGCGGCTGGAAGAGGCCACGTCCAGGGTCTTGCAGCTGGAGGAAGATCTTATTGGAGTCACCCAGAGAGGCCTACAAAAGGAAACCGAGCTGGactt CCTGAAGGACAGAATGAAGAAACTCACAACAGAGAAGGAAACCCTCGAGTCCCAACTCAACAACGAGAAAGATGAGAAGGAGCTCTACAAG ATCCACCTGAAAAACCGAGAGCTGGAGAACACTAAACTGAGCGCCGAGCTGCAGATGATGAAATCGGTGGACGTTAACAAAGACAACACCATTGCTCAGTTTAAAGAGGAGGTGGGACGCTTGCAGATGTGCCTTACTGAGAAAGAGAAACAGTACAAAGAGGTCTTGGCCCAAGTGTCCCCCTTG GGAGATTTAAAGGCTCTGAAGGAGCAGCTGCGTCAGAAAGAGGAGCAGCTCCAGGCCAACCAGCAGCAGTCCACCTTGCTGGCGGCCGAGTTGAGGGACGCGTCGAGCAGCCGCGACAGAACCATGTCCGAGCTCTACCACATGAAGTTGGAGGCCGATGCTCTGCGACAGGCCAAAGCCGAGGCGCAGGCTCAGTGTGGTCGCCTGGAGAGCCTGGTGGAGAAGATGAAAGAAGAAGCCAAGCAGGAGACG GTCAAAGCGGATGACTCCACAGACCCGGCTCTGGTAGGAGAGCTGCAGAGAGAAGTGGAGGACCTGAAGCTGCGTCTGCACATGGCCGCTGAGCACTATAAGGAGAAATACAAGGAATGCACTCGGCTGCAAAAACAAGTGATCAAACTGTCTGAGCAGCAAGGG GAGGTGAAGAGAAACTCAACACAAGATCTAACAACCGTACCTGCATCAGTGAGTCCAGACACGTCTCTTCCAG CCTTCATGGTCCTGCCTGGGAGTCCTGGTTCTGCAGATCCCATGCTGGAGGCCCTCAACCAGGAGAAGTTTAAAGGCATCAGCAGAGAGGCGTACGACATGCATTCCAAATACAGGAAATACAAGCAGATGttgatg GAGGAAAAGGAGCGTAGCGGCATGATGCATGATGAGCTAGCCAAGATGGCAGTGAAAGTGAAGGAGCACCAGAAGATCAGTGAGAAGCTCAAGCTGCAGCTTGCGTCAGAGGAAGACCGTTGCATG AGCCAGGTAGCCGAGAAGGGCCGGGAGCTGAACAAACTCAAGGAGAAACTGGAG GAGCTCCAAAAGAGTTGCAAGAAGCCAGAGCAGGGGCCCAGCGGGAAAGCCGGCGTGGAGAATATTCAGTCCAGCGTGCCTTTATTCCTGCAGTACCCGGTGCCGTACGGCCAGGATTCCCCCAACCCTCTGTTGGTCTCTCAGAGTCCCAGCAAGCTGCAATTTGGGAACCCATACTCATCAATCTCTGACTCAAAAG atgacgacgatgacgagcTGTCAGATGAGCAGCTGCTTTGCCTCCCCCCCGTGGGTCCGCCCTCCTGGGACAGCAACGTGGTGTGCATCCAACCCACCCGCCACCAGGCCCGACCCGACGGCCGCGAGGAGCCCGAGGGGGTGCCAAGCAACACCAACAACAATGAC GTTAATATCAACAACAGGCCCGCCGCTACAGAAGCCCCCAACCCGTTTGTGAACGACGGACAAACTCCTTTTTGCTTTGATCCCAG CATGGACATGAAGCGATGCCCGCTGTGTGAGGTCATCTTCCCGCCCAACTACGACCAGTCCAAGTTCGAGGAGCACGTAGAGAGCCACTGGAAGATCTGCCCCATGTGCAGCGAGCAGTTCCCGCTGGACTGCGACCAGAAGGTTTTTGAGAATCACGTGCTCACTCACTTCGACGGGCACATGCTCTTGGATTAG